Within Styela clava chromosome 8, kaStyClav1.hap1.2, whole genome shotgun sequence, the genomic segment TAAATATGGCCCAATGGAATACTCGACAAATGTTTAGTAAGTCGTATCACTATATCCCCTTTCCTGCATGATCTGGTATGATCTAAAACTATTGGGTTGCTAAGGTAACGAGACTACAAACAACTTTCTTGTTGTTTGACAaccgatatttcatattttattgaaaacccACATCCAGCAAAGactaaaaaagtaaaatatcaaaataagcTGATTGACAACAAAAACCTTGAGATGTTGCCAGTACTAACTATGGGAAGATTCAATCGCTTGATATCACCAGAACAGAGCCATCTCTTTCACTGAGACGATTTATGACGTTATTATTCTGTTAAAGCGTTCTTCTTTCTTAAATTGAAATACTACATCTTGTGATTTCATCAGTATAATGAGGTAATCGAAATTCACAAGGCGTTTTATGGATGTTGATATTCAAATGTCTAAGAACCAACCACTACTTCGAACATTATTCCAAAAATTGTACTGAATGCCATTCTTGCATAACAACATCAGTACTCTAGTCTGAATTTAAAACAAGTATAACATGAAGATTGACTCTCAATCATGTCTGTCGCCTGCGAGCTTGCTCACATTTCAGTTGCTCATTCGCGTCCTGAAATGTAAGAACGAATTTAATATAAATAGGTCTATATATATTTCTtcagaatataaatttgaattcgaGCATGTAAAcgttttgtttttctttctttATTCACTACCCGcaaaaaaatgccaatagcgtcACAAATATATCACTCTCATACACATTTGCGAGAATTCGCGGCAAAACAATGATTTAAATCAACTTACATTCAGCGGTCTGCAACATTTGTATGCAATGGAAACTAAGAAAAGGTTCATTTGCAATATACCAATGGCTGTGAGAGTCGAGTGAATTGCCATCATTGTTATCTGAAGCAAAGAGGCAAAAATAATTcagatacaaaaataaaataaaatgtatttggaaATAACTAAGTGGAGCTGAAAATGAATGGGGGAGCTCGAATAATAGTCAATCGCACAATCATAATCTGTGGCCAAGATTTCTTTTCACAAAAGAACGATACTGTATATTACTATAAGATACATACCTTTAGTTAACATAAAGCAGGTATctaaaattttgttcaactaGCAATAACACAGCCGATTAAAAATGGGATATCATAATTTTACAATGTGCTACATCGGTAAACCTATTATCCTATATAGTATATACTATTATACTATTGACTTCTTAAGATTTTTAGACATACATGATAGTTCGTTCGATCGTgttgaaaataattatcaatgTAAACAAGTATTTTCGCTAAGATTCTTTGAGTGATTTCTGCCTCTggttaattttgttatttacaTCATTATGCCTTATGGTTTAAGTTTgttacaacaacaacaaaaatttatccATTTTTCATATAAAACTGTGATGCTTACTTTCAAAGAATTGTCGCCCTCAGCAACAATCGGAGATATTGCATGCGCCGACACAAGTCCAAATATATTCATCATAAGAAGAGCAAACGATAGCAAAATAGAAAACAATCCCAGACGAAAATACGCACTTGCCTGAAATGCATTAAATTGACGTTACTTCCTATGGTTTAATTGGATTTCGTTGATATGTTTTATGGTATGCTACTCTGTCTCTTTAAACTATTACATGAGATTCTTTTATTGCCATATGGTAGAACAGTATTCAAATTCGCTCGTGTTCAACCTTTGTCACTTTTGTACAATCGCCGCCAcatattttatcaaatctatttcCATCTCGAGAGTTCGACAATCAATGTACCGTAAACAAGTAACAAGATAGTGTATTCTTCAAATTAGAGTTGGCCTTCTTTATGTTTAGAAGATTGAATGGCTATAATTTTCGACAACAAACTCACCAAAGTAGAAGAAGGATTTTCTTTAGTTGCAATTCCTATTCCGCCAGTGATGCAAAACTAAATGTGATGTTTTTATAGTTATGTTTACtgatatcgtcacgctaataaccgaactgcgtaagtcatttttagcagtttcgAGAAAAACTTCCtgatgatattgttatgccattgagagtcaataatttgccatggttcaattttttgatcgtagccggatttaagttaatttgtatgacgcagctaagttacgtcataatggcgaaccgtgacttaggcagaagtgtgtctatgacttggggacatacgcaattttgcaactttgctatatgcaccagtcctgaaaacgaAACATTCCagaaacgaatgtaattctcagtatctctAATGTCTAATCctcaaaatagctaatcagtttcaattacattattttttatgtttaaaaatatatatttcatcaatataacacgttctgcacacccccCGGAataggactaagattaaatataaagaataaaacagcaatgcacccaatataaaagccaaccaaggtgaattggactcggacagtgaatatcacaagtgcacgtcttcccatactgtagtataaattcaaattaatacgcgttaagctagaatccgagctgcaaaaactcgaaaatacttcgctgaggttattttgcctagtcctgcggtaacaatgataattcattatgacgaaacaattgcacaaatgtgcatgtca encodes:
- the LOC120346309 gene encoding uncharacterized protein LOC120346309, coding for MNQLQAYEFKRHQKMVRGFFKTGVAQVVFGILAVVLGVISLSIRHIHDTEGFLIMSSHMNVWSNFVFCITGGIGIATKENPSSTLASAYFRLGLFSILLSFALLMMNIFGLVSAHAISPIVAEGDNSLKITMMAIHSTLTAIGILQMNLFLVSIAYKCCRPLNDANEQLKCEQARRRQT